The window CATTTCAACAAAATCAGAAGCATCATAGCTTGCACTCACTCCACCCGTGCGGTAATCAACCTTACTTGCAATGGTCCCTCCAAAGGAGAGTATTGAAACGGTAGGAAGAGACGAGTTTGGTTGAAGAGGTTTTTTCTGCTTTGAAACGGGTACGTAGGATTCAAGCACTTCATGGCTTTGGATCTTTGATCTGTCAATGCCGATGTTATACCCGTTTTCAAGTTTGAGGACAAAGATGTTTGGATCAAGAAGTTCTGGACGCGGAAGGTAAATTCCCACAAGCTCTTCATCATCTACAAGTATCCTTACTTTATCACCTGGCTTCATGATTTTGCACTTGCGTAAAAGTTATTGTTATTGTCAAGAACAATGAGTGTGAAGTTATCTCCTTTTTTCGCATCAAGCGGAATTACAATTTGATCTTCTACCAAGACAGGAGGTGGCGTGCTCACATCACATGCGTCACATTGTATTGCGAAACTAAACATGGTAGGTGTATCAAATGCGTTACGCACATAGGCATTATAACCCCCATCAACTACTTCAAGTTCTAAAAGTTTTTTCGGGACATCTTTTTGTATTTGTGATGCGTCCTGCTTAGAAACAATGGTTTGAGAGCATCCAAGAAGTATGAAAACGAGTAAGAGAAGAAGCATACTTGTTTTTTTCATAGTGCTAACACCTCTTCTGCGCATTTATAAAGATTTGGTAATGTATTTATAGGTGTGTGTAGCGTTGCTTAAATTAATGAAAACGATTGCAAAACCACGCGCACGCTCATAAGGGCGATTGATTCTTTATGTTTTGCTAGAGGTCTTTATAATGTATGTCAAGGATATAAAATGGGAAAAAGGAATGCGTGTCACTGATCTTGTAACGCAAATGGGAGCAGCAGGTTTTCAAGGAACAGAACTTGATCGCTGCGCAACAGCAATAGCGAAGATGAAAAAGGAAGGTGCAAAAATCTTCTTAACCTTCACATCAAACATGGTGACCTCTGGATTAAGAGGACTGTTTTCCCAAATGATTCAACTGGAAATGGCGCATGCAATAGTCACAACAGTGGGAGCAATAGAAGAGGATATTATGCGTGCAAGTGGAGAAGAGTTCATACTAGGACAGTTTCATTCTGATGATGTTGAACTTTACGAGAAAGGGCTTAACCGTGTAGGAAACCTGATGATTGCAAATGAGTCTTACGCACGATTTGAGGATATGATAAGTCCTCTTCTTAGAATGCTCTACGAGAAAAAACCTCGCTGGGCAGTATCTGAAATGTTAAAAGAAATCGGCCTTACTCTCCAAGATGAGGGATCAATAATCTTCCAAGCAGCAAAGCACGATGTCCCTGTGTTTTGTCCTGGAATTACCGACGGCGCTTTCGGGTTCCATCTCTACATGTTCCAACAAAAACATCCTGATTTTGTTGTTGATGTTGTTAAGGATTTCAAAAATATCATTCACTGCACAAGTTACGACGACAAAAAGGGAATTATCGCACTCGGAGGCTCTATTTCAAAGCACCATGCAATTCTTGCAACACTTCTCAACGGAGGTCTTGACTACGCAGTATACATGACAACGGCAAGATCTTCAAGCGGATCGATGAGTGGTGCTACAACTCAAGAGGCAAAAAGTTGGGGAAAGATTAAAGATGATAGTGATGCTGCGATGGTTATTGGCGATGTATCAATAACATTTCCTCTAGCGCTTACAAAGGCACTTGATCAACTAAGTGAGGAAGGAATTATCAATGGCTAGGTTTATTGTTAATCGTAACGTACTCAAAGAACAATATCAAAGCCTCGTTGATCTTGGCTTTCTCACAGCATACTCTGTAAAGACCAATCCTGACGTAGTTCCTTTTCTTGAAGAGGACACGAACTGTCTTTTTAGTATTGTTGCAGGAGAGAGTGCAGATCATGTCAAGGATAAAAGCCGTTTGTGGTTTATTGCTCAGGCATGGGATGGGCAAGAAATTCTTGAACTTCTTGAAAGAGGCATTACAAAATTCGTAGTGGATAATGAATGCGATCTCTTAACACTCAAAAAAGCACTTGTGAAAACAGAGCAGAGCATTGACTTACAACTGCGCATGAAGATCAGGGAGCATACGATCTACACAGGAAAGCACTATGTGTTTGGAATGTCTTCAGAGATGATTAATGAGGAGATTGCACAGCTCAAGAACCATCCAAAAATAAACTCTCTTGGTGTTCACTTCTATCGCAAGACGCAAAACGTCTCGGAGTGGAATTTTATTGACGAGCTTGAACGAGCACTTACCAAAGAGACACTTAAGACCATTGACAGCCTAAATATTGGGGGAGGATTACCTGTTAAATACGCGAATTCGAATATTGATGTTCTCCCTTCCATCTTTGAGAAGCTCAAAGCATTGGTTATGTGGTGCAAAGAGCAAAATATTACGCCGATGATGGAGCCAGGACGGTACATCGTAGCACCTGCTGTGAAGCTTGAAGCCAAGATCATAGCAAAGTATGAGAACACATTAATCCTTGATTGCTCTATTTTCAACGGAGCACTTGACACAGCTCTTCTCGGATTACGCCTGCTTGTAGAAGGAGAGGGCGAAGGAGAAGAGTATCTGATCAAAGGAAGAACGCCCGATTCAACAGATATCTTCAGGTACAAGGTCAAGCTTCCCCGAAAAGAAGTAGGGGACACTATTGTGTTCCTCAATGCAGGAGCGTATACGTTCACGACTGATTTTTGCGGCCTTAAGAAGATTACATTAGAAACTCAAACCCCTTAATCAAGAAAATATTCTTGTGTGCAATAGGCGTAATAGCGTTTATAGGCGGATTACTCAACCAAAGTAATCAACTTTCTTCTTCTTAATTTCTTCTGCGCGTTGAGCTCTAAAATGGGCTTCAAGAGACTTGTAGACTTCCTCAATTTCTTTGGAAACTGATGGGCGTACGACTTTAAAGGCATCTTCAAAATCATCTAAACTAACTTCCTTAGCGTCCATATTCTTACGCAAAGCATGCAGAGCAGCTTCTCTGCAAAGGGCTTCAATATCTGCGCCGACATATCCTTCTGCCTTTGCTGCAAGCTCTTTGATATTAACATCTTGTGCCAAGGGCATTTTTGCAGTGTGCACTTTGAAGATTTTCTCTCTTGCTTCCACGTCTGGAACAGGCGCCATCAAGACGCGATCAAATCGTCCAGGCCTAAGAAGAGCAGAATCTACAATATCAGGTCTGTTAGTAGCCCCAATGATAACAACATCATGCATTTCTTCAAGACCGTCAATTTCGGTAAGAAGTTGGTTTACAACGCGATCAGTAACATTGGAGTCACCACCCCCGCCACCACGTTTAGGGGCAAGGCTATCAATCTCATCAAAGAAGATAATGGTGGGACTTACCTGGCGTGCTTTTTCAAAGACCTTGCGAATACCTCGTTCAGACTCTCCAACCCATTTAGAGAGAAGCTCGGGACCCTTAACGGAGATGAAATTCGCATCACTCTCGTTAGCAACTGCTTTTGCAAGCATAGTTTTTCCTGTTCCTGGAGGGCCGTAGAGAAGAATTCCTTTAGGCGGTCTCACCCCTAGACGAGAAAATGCTTCTGGCTGTTTAAGAGGCCATTCAACAGCCTCTTTGAGTTTTTGTTTAATATCGTCAAGACCGCCAATATCATCCCAAGTAGTGGTGGGAACGGTGATAAGTACCTCTCGAAGGGCAGAGGGCCGCACTACTTTAAGCGCTTCAATAAAATCGTCTTGGGTGATGCGGAGTTTATCAAGGAGTTCAACAGGAATGGGGTCGTCTTTGTCAAGATGGAGGTCGGGAAGGACGCGTCTAAGAACAATCATTGCAGCTTCTTTTGCAAGCGCTGCTATATCAGCTCCAACAAAACCATAGGTTACTTCCGCAAGTTTATCAAGGTCAACCTCTTTTGCAAGAGGCATACCTCTTGTGTGAATTTTAAGAATGTTAAGTCGTCCGTCTTTGTTAGGAACACCTATTTCAATTTCTCTATCAAAGCGTCCAGGTCTTCTGAGGGCGGGATCAAGAGCATTGGGAATATTTGTTGCAGCTATAACAACAACCTTTCCTCGAGAGTTAAGACCGTCCATAAGTGCGAGAAGTTGTGCAACAACTCTTCTTTCAACTTCTCCTTTGGTATCTTCTCTTTTGGTTGCAATTGCATCAATCTCATCGATAAAAATGATGGAAGGTGCATTTTTTTCTGCTTCTTCAAAGATTTTACGCAGGTTTTCTTCTGATTGTCCATAATACTTGGACATAATCTCAGGACCGTTAATAACGGTAAAGTTAGAGTTCGTCTCGGAGGCAACTGCACGCGCGAGAAGTGTTTTTCCTGTTCCTGGAGGTCCATGAAGAAGGACTCCTTTTGGAGGTTCAATGCCAAGGCGCTCAAAGATTTCAGGATGTTTGAGAGGGATTTCAACCATTTCCCTTATCTTTTTGATCTCTTCTTTGAGCCCTCCAATATCTTCATAAGTAACATCTGGAATAACTTTACTCTCCTCAACTTCTTCAATAGGTTCGTTTTTGTAAATGACTTCTGTTTCCTGAGTGATAAGTACGGGACCTTTCGGATCTGTTTTTGCTACGATAAGTTTGATGTCTCCTAGGTTGAATCCCATCATGCTCTCATCAAGCATGGAGAAAATGTCTTCAACGGGGGACTGGCTCATGATGTTGCGGCGTCTTCGTGTTCCTCCAAGGGCGAGAATATCTCCAAGAACTACTGCTCGTCCAAGAAGACCTCTTTTGAAGAGTTCAGGGGGAGCTCGAATAAAGATTCCGTGACGCGCAGGAACAATCGTCACTTTTTTTGCAGCACTCACAGATGCCTTGCGTACTTTAATAATCTCGCCGATTCCTGTCTTCGCATTTCTTCGCAGAATGCCGTCCATTCGGATGATGTTAAGGCCAAGGTCTCCAGGATATGCGCGATCAACAATACCCACTGTTTTACGTCCTCCTTCTAGCTCAACAATATCTCCGGGACGTACAGAAATTTCTGCCATGAGATTGGCATCTATGCGAACAATGCCTTTATTAACATCATCTTGTACAGCTTCCGCGACTTTTAACTCAAGTTCTTTCATTCTAAGAGGGTAAAAAGATGAGGTCCTATATCTACTTTACTTTGATGCGTTGGAGCTGAATTGGGGGAGGAAGCCCTACTGCATCGGAAAGAATCGCAGATTGTATGCTGCTTTTCTCAATTACCTTGTTTGCAACGAGTTCAAAAATCTGTTTTTGGAGTTTCTTTTCCTTTTTCCACTTCTCCAAAATTTCTTTTACTTTGGCCTCATCTCCAAGGTAAAGAATACGTCCTTTGAGCTTGATATGTCCAAGGTTAGAATACGTTGTTTCTTGTTTGAAAAGGAATTGACAACCCTGCTGTGTTGTTGAGCCCACGCTGAGTGCATAAGGCTCTACGCCATCTATGGAGATATTACTCTTAATACTTACCTTTCCTTTTGGTTTTAGTTCTCTGTGAACATCAATGTCGGTAAACGTAAAGTTAACGATGGTCATACTTGCTCTCTCCTATGACTTGATATTTAAAGTTTGTGCCATACCTTTAAAAGGACGATTTTGTGTTTTTGTGGTATGTATGTTGATGTTCATGCTCATTTAGATGTAGAAGAATTCCGGGAAGATCTTCCTGAAGTCATTCAGCGAGCAGAAGATGCTGGCGTTCGCCTTATTGTTGCAAATGGAACAAATGTTAAGAGTAATCGCGCAGTTCTTCATCTTGCAAGGAAATATACAGTCATTAGGGCAGCTCTTGGTTTTTATCCTCTTGAAATTGTAAAGTCTTCTGTTCAAGAAATTGAAGAAGAGCTCGAGTTTATCAAAAAACACAAAGATGACATCGTTGCGATTGGAGAAGTGGGGTTGGATCTTTACTGGGATAAATCTCCTACAAATTTTGAAAAACAAAAGACGTTTTTCATTAAAATTATTGAATTGGCAAATAAGATTCAAAAGCCAATCATTGTTCATTCAAGAAAAGCTGAGCTAGAAACTATTGAAATTCTTGAGGAACACTCTGCATGTCCGGTTATTCTACATTCATACGGTGGAAAGCACAAATATGTTGATCGTTGCGTTGAACGCGGGTGGTATTTTACCGTTGCAGCAAATATTGAGAGGTCAGAGTCGTTGCAGGGATTAGTACAAAGAGTCCCAAGTGATCTTTTGCTTACAGAAACAGATTGTCCGTATCTCGCGCCCGTAAAAGGTGAGCGCTCAGAGCCAAAAGATGTAGTCCTAGCGGCAAGAAAAATAGCGCAGATTAAAGGAGTAGAAGAAGTAGAGATGAGGAATATTCTTTTCATGAATGCTCAACGCTTGTTCTATTAAGCCTTGAAAACTCTGTTTTAAATCGCTCAATTTTTCTCTCTTCTTCACGCGTATCTTGGTGCTCACTCACACAGCTTAGATTCTTACATTCGTACAATGATTTTAAATACCCAAAAAGATGATTTTTTCGTATGAAATTGGAGATTGACACGGAAAGAGACTCATTAGAGCATCTTGCTCATATCGCACAGATGCTACTTGCAATGGCAGGAAAAAAGCCGGAGCAAAATCAAGTCTATAGGAGAGAGTCTCGAAGACTGCGACCCCGTGACATTACAAGACAACAAGCAACATCAACAGCTCCAGTAAATCCTTCAGAGTATCCCTCATCAGGGTCCCCATCATATTCTCAGATCCACACCCCCCAACAACAAGCCCTGCCTGTTCGCGACGACAATCAGCAACAACAGCAGGCGGCTTCCACTCCTCTGCTTAACCTCTTCCAAGAAAACCCTCAACCTGCGCAACAACAAGTACAACAACAGCATTCAGCGCAACAACAATCACAGCAGCAATCAGCATATCAATCCTCAACAGTGCAATCAACACAATCTATTTTTGATATGTTCGCACAACCTGAAGAAAAACAACACGAAAAACAGCAAGCAGAAGAAGATGCTTCCCTTGAGGGCATACAAATAATTCCTTATTAGTGGGCGTGTGGTGTTCTGATTGAAATTTTCCACGTATCTACGTTCGCTTGTTGGTATGCTTGCGATGTGGTTCTTCTCCGCATAGATGATTCTGCGTTTAGATAATATTTATATTGAGTAAATCCCGCAAGAAGCGTATGCCTTACAAAATTCTGCCTCATACAGCCGATTGGATGGTTGAAGCAACAGGTAACACGCTAGAAGAAGCATTTGCAGAAGCGGCAAGAGGTGCTTTTGAAGTAATTTGCCCACCTGACGAAGTAAGGAAGGCACAAAGCTTTCCGATTAAAGTGCAGGCAAAGCGTTTGATGTCCTTACTCTATGAATTTATAGAGGAGCTCATCGTCCTTACAGACACAGAGGGGTTCCTTCTTAACTCTTTGAGTGATATGAAGATTGTGCAAAATGAGGATGGTTTTACCCTCACTGCAATAGCATGGGGGGACCATTACAAAAACTATGATGTGAAATCAGCGATCAAATCCATGACCTATTCCGATATGCTTATTAAAGAAGAGCAAGGAAAATATCGAGTAAGGATAACTGTTGATATATGAACAACAGGTGAATAAACAAGTAAATTCAAACAACATACGAAAGGCATATGAAAATAAAAAAAATCTCGGATTCGCAAATTGAAATTGAAAAAGAAGGTGCAATGCGTGTGCCTGTAAGGGTGTTTACATCAGACGTTCTTTTTGAAAAACTCAAAGAGGATAAATCATTACAACAAGGAATCAACGTAGCAACCCTCCCAGGCATTCAAAAAGCATCGTACATTATGCCCGATGCACATATGGGCTATGGCTTTTCAATCGGTGGAGTCGCAGGTTTTGATGCGCAAGAAGGAATTATCTCCCCTGGAGGAATTGGATTTGACATTAATTGCGGAGTGCGGGTTCTTGCAACAAATCTTACTGTTGAAGATGTTCGACCTAAAATGCATGAATTACTCACAGCGCTCTTCGAAGCAGTCCCCTCGGGAGTTGGCTCAGAATCAAAGTTTAAGCTTAGCAGGGAAGAGATGGATGAAGTATTGCTTAAAGGAGCGCGTTGGGCATTAGAAAGAGGATATGGCGAAGAAGAAGATCTCGAACTTACAGAAGAAGGTGGGTGTTTCCCAGATCCGGATCCTTCATTGGTTTCTCCTCGTGCAAAAAAAAGAGGAAAAGATCAACTAGGAACCTTGGGTTCAGGTAATCACTTCTTAGAAATTCAGTCTGTTGATGAGATTTATGATGAAGAAATAGCGCGTCGTTTTGGAATTACTAAGACGGGTCAAGTTGTTATTATGATTCATTGTGGATCGAGAGGTCTTGGACATCAGGTTTGTTCAGATTTCTTGCGTAAAATGGAAGAACAACAACCAGAACTTGCTGACAGCCTTCCTGATCGTGATCTCATGTACGCACCAGCACAGTCTCAAATAGCAAAAGACTACTTTAAAGCGATGCAAGCGGCTGCAAATTTTGCGTTTTGCAATAGGCAGATCATAGCACATCAGGTCAGAAAAACATTCAAAGAAGTATTTCCTGGTTGTGAAGTAAAACAAGTGTATGACATCGCGCATAACATTGCAAAACTTGAAGAACATGATGTTGATGGTGTTAAAAAGCAATTGTATGTCCACAGAAAAGGAGCTACACGAGCGTTTGGTCCTGGAAGAAAAGAAATTCCTGAAAAGTACAGAGATATTGGACAACCAATTCTCATACCCGGTTCCATGGGAACCGCATCGTTTATTCTTGTAGGAACACAAAAAGCAATGGAGATCTCTATGGGCTCAACAGCACATGGGGCGGGGAGGGTTATGTCAAGATCACAAGCAAAAAGAGAATTTGACGCAAAACAAATCAAAGAAGAACTTGCACAGAAAAACATTATGATTAAATCAGCGTCTATGCGGGGGATTACAGAAGAAGCCCCTCAAGTATACAAAGATGTTGATGAAGTTGTAAAGGTGTCGCATGAAGCAGGTATTGGGAAACTGGTAGTAAGAGTTGTTCCGCTTGGCGTAGTTAAGGGATAAGCTGCATTATTTTTTCACAGAACTTAGAACGTTCTTTTTCACTTCAGATGAAGTCATAACTCTTCCGAGAGGGAATCTTTGTGTTTGAAAGTCAGTTGAGTTGCGTCATACTCTCCTCGTTCTTCAAGGTGTTGTAGGAGTAAGCCTATGTTGAGAAGGTGAAATGGCCCTCGCTGTATGCGTAAATGTCCTTGTACTTGTGATGGTAAGGGTGTTGTTACCTGCCAACCCCTTGTGCGATAAAAGTGAGCAATATGGTTTTGAGCAAGTCGTATTGCGAGATGGTGGCCCTCGAAATGAACAATTTCCGCGTCGGGAAGGGCCCCTTCATAGACGGTTCTTGGTTGGAGCTGGTAAAACGAAAAGAGCATGTCATGCTCTGTTTGACCAACTCTCTTGACAGGTTCCCTAAAAAGAATGCGTAAAACCATTTCTTGATCCTGCTTCAAACCTGATTTCATCTCAAACTCATTCTCTAAATACACGTAGGGGTGTTGAAAGGTGAATTGCTGGTAGAACTCTTCATTAAGTGAGCGATATGCGCGGTCTATGTGATAAACTGTTTTTCCATCATAGAGGTTACCTGGCGTCGATACTACAACAGCATCTCTCATAAGACTGTTCAGAACAGAATACCTGTATAAAAAAGTATGGGAGAAAAATTAAGATAAGCAAAACCTTGGCGTTGCGCTCGAGAGGGGGCAGCAAGAACGAGGCTTTAGCCGTGGTGTTGCTTATCTATGAGTGTTAGAATGGATCCTCTCCTGTAATAACTCCTTTTTCTTCGTATTGTTCAAGGCCCAGTATTTCATGATCCCACTCAGCAAAGAGTCTTTCCTTTTCGTAGTGTTCAGTTTTTTTATATCTCCACGTCATAAAGCTCACCTCTCGTCCAAGCATCTGAAAATTGAAAGTCAAAGAGTTTCATGCGATCCTCAGCTTGAGCTGTTTTCATTGTTTGATTCTGCACTTGGTAGTAAAAGAGTTTTTCAATGGTCGTTGTTCTTAAGTCACGTGGGTCAATCATGGTATCACCTCAGATACTTTTTTAGGGGGGGTCAAAAGGTAGGTGGAGGCAAGGTTTTTCGGGGTCATGGCGCCTCCACCGCTTTCTACTCTCGAAAATGCCAGAACTGTTTAAATACCTCATTCGAGTATCTGTCCAGTGTCCAGTGGACGCAAAAAAAGAAGAATCAAATACTACGACAGCAAATACGTGCATAACAAGGACTGGACAGGGTGAAAAATAGTCGTACATTTATTTAAAACCGCCAAATTCGCTGAGTTTTTTTGTTTTAGCAATTTCAATAATCGTAGTATTTCCATCCTTTCCGGTAACGCGTTTTGTGTCAATAAAGCGATTATCCGCAAGCTTTCGTATGCGACGCTGAAATGTCTTATACGTTACCGTTGCACCTGTTTGTTTATACTTTTCATACAAATCACCAATGCGAGATCCATCGTGCGCCTTAATAATTTCTAAAATACGCTGAGCATCATCTTCAAGATCTTCTTGATCCTTAATGGTGAAATGATCCATCTTCGCAAGCGCTTGTTTGACATGATCTGAAGTGATTTTTTTAGAAGAACTCATCTCAGCATGCTGTCCTGCTTCTTTAAGCAAGTAAAGACCTGCACGAATATCCTGAAAACGAGATGCCTCCTCACATGCAAGGGCAAAGGCTTGTGCATCCCACGCACCTTTAACAAAGGCATATTCGCTTCGTTGTTTGAGAATTTCTTTGGTTTCTTGAGCAGAGTAAGGCCGAAACGCGACTTTTTCAGGAAGAACTCTTGAACGCACGCGCGGTTCAAGCTCATCAA of the Candidatus Woesearchaeota archaeon genome contains:
- a CDS encoding decarboxylase translates to MARFIVNRNVLKEQYQSLVDLGFLTAYSVKTNPDVVPFLEEDTNCLFSIVAGESADHVKDKSRLWFIAQAWDGQEILELLERGITKFVVDNECDLLTLKKALVKTEQSIDLQLRMKIREHTIYTGKHYVFGMSSEMINEEIAQLKNHPKINSLGVHFYRKTQNVSEWNFIDELERALTKETLKTIDSLNIGGGLPVKYANSNIDVLPSIFEKLKALVMWCKEQNITPMMEPGRYIVAPAVKLEAKIIAKYENTLILDCSIFNGALDTALLGLRLLVEGEGEGEEYLIKGRTPDSTDIFRYKVKLPRKEVGDTIVFLNAGAYTFTTDFCGLKKITLETQTP
- a CDS encoding TatD family deoxyribonuclease, which codes for MYVDVHAHLDVEEFREDLPEVIQRAEDAGVRLIVANGTNVKSNRAVLHLARKYTVIRAALGFYPLEIVKSSVQEIEEELEFIKKHKDDIVAIGEVGLDLYWDKSPTNFEKQKTFFIKIIELANKIQKPIIVHSRKAELETIEILEEHSACPVILHSYGGKHKYVDRCVERGWYFTVAANIERSESLQGLVQRVPSDLLLTETDCPYLAPVKGERSEPKDVVLAARKIAQIKGVEEVEMRNILFMNAQRLFY
- a CDS encoding AAA family ATPase, which codes for MGLFKDMLGSGESVFLNELALDYSFLPKLLPFRESEQHYIAQCIAPLLQGRTGKNLLIHGAPGIGKTAAARMVLKELEEEYDEVECIYINCWTKNTTFKIYVDICEQLGYKLTHNKRSDELFNVIKNIVNKKSAVFVFDEIDKVEDTEFLYTLVEEIFKKTIILITNHEDWVDELEPRVRSRVLPEKVAFRPYSAQETKEILKQRSEYAFVKGAWDAQAFALACEEASRFQDIRAGLYLLKEAGQHAEMSSSKKITSDHVKQALAKMDHFTIKDQEDLEDDAQRILEIIKAHDGSRIGDLYEKYKQTGATVTYKTFQRRIRKLADNRFIDTKRVTGKDGNTTIIEIAKTKKLSEFGGFK
- a CDS encoding archease → MPYKILPHTADWMVEATGNTLEEAFAEAARGAFEVICPPDEVRKAQSFPIKVQAKRLMSLLYEFIEELIVLTDTEGFLLNSLSDMKIVQNEDGFTLTAIAWGDHYKNYDVKSAIKSMTYSDMLIKEEQGKYRVRITVDI
- a CDS encoding deoxyhypusine synthase; translated protein: MMYVKDIKWEKGMRVTDLVTQMGAAGFQGTELDRCATAIAKMKKEGAKIFLTFTSNMVTSGLRGLFSQMIQLEMAHAIVTTVGAIEEDIMRASGEEFILGQFHSDDVELYEKGLNRVGNLMIANESYARFEDMISPLLRMLYEKKPRWAVSEMLKEIGLTLQDEGSIIFQAAKHDVPVFCPGITDGAFGFHLYMFQQKHPDFVVDVVKDFKNIIHCTSYDDKKGIIALGGSISKHHAILATLLNGGLDYAVYMTTARSSSGSMSGATTQEAKSWGKIKDDSDAAMVIGDVSITFPLALTKALDQLSEEGIING
- a CDS encoding AAA family ATPase, with translation MKELELKVAEAVQDDVNKGIVRIDANLMAEISVRPGDIVELEGGRKTVGIVDRAYPGDLGLNIIRMDGILRRNAKTGIGEIIKVRKASVSAAKKVTIVPARHGIFIRAPPELFKRGLLGRAVVLGDILALGGTRRRRNIMSQSPVEDIFSMLDESMMGFNLGDIKLIVAKTDPKGPVLITQETEVIYKNEPIEEVEESKVIPDVTYEDIGGLKEEIKKIREMVEIPLKHPEIFERLGIEPPKGVLLHGPPGTGKTLLARAVASETNSNFTVINGPEIMSKYYGQSEENLRKIFEEAEKNAPSIIFIDEIDAIATKREDTKGEVERRVVAQLLALMDGLNSRGKVVVIAATNIPNALDPALRRPGRFDREIEIGVPNKDGRLNILKIHTRGMPLAKEVDLDKLAEVTYGFVGADIAALAKEAAMIVLRRVLPDLHLDKDDPIPVELLDKLRITQDDFIEALKVVRPSALREVLITVPTTTWDDIGGLDDIKQKLKEAVEWPLKQPEAFSRLGVRPPKGILLYGPPGTGKTMLAKAVANESDANFISVKGPELLSKWVGESERGIRKVFEKARQVSPTIIFFDEIDSLAPKRGGGGGDSNVTDRVVNQLLTEIDGLEEMHDVVIIGATNRPDIVDSALLRPGRFDRVLMAPVPDVEAREKIFKVHTAKMPLAQDVNIKELAAKAEGYVGADIEALCREAALHALRKNMDAKEVSLDDFEDAFKVVRPSVSKEIEEVYKSLEAHFRAQRAEEIKKKKVDYFG
- a CDS encoding RtcB family protein translates to MKIKKISDSQIEIEKEGAMRVPVRVFTSDVLFEKLKEDKSLQQGINVATLPGIQKASYIMPDAHMGYGFSIGGVAGFDAQEGIISPGGIGFDINCGVRVLATNLTVEDVRPKMHELLTALFEAVPSGVGSESKFKLSREEMDEVLLKGARWALERGYGEEEDLELTEEGGCFPDPDPSLVSPRAKKRGKDQLGTLGSGNHFLEIQSVDEIYDEEIARRFGITKTGQVVIMIHCGSRGLGHQVCSDFLRKMEEQQPELADSLPDRDLMYAPAQSQIAKDYFKAMQAAANFAFCNRQIIAHQVRKTFKEVFPGCEVKQVYDIAHNIAKLEEHDVDGVKKQLYVHRKGATRAFGPGRKEIPEKYRDIGQPILIPGSMGTASFILVGTQKAMEISMGSTAHGAGRVMSRSQAKREFDAKQIKEELAQKNIMIKSASMRGITEEAPQVYKDVDEVVKVSHEAGIGKLVVRVVPLGVVKG
- a CDS encoding Glu-tRNA(Gln) amidotransferase GatDE subunit D (allows the formation of correctly charged Gln-tRNA(Gln) through the transamidation of misacylated Glu-tRNA(Gln) in organisms which lack glutaminyl-tRNA synthetase; forms a heterotetramer of GatD2E2) — translated: MKPGDKVRILVDDEELVGIYLPRPELLDPNIFVLKLENGYNIGIDRSKIQSHEVLESYVPVSKQKKPLQPNSSLPTVSILSFGGTIASKVDYRTGGVSASYDASDFVEM